caaagataattcgtgAAAATCCAAGtaccttcacagatcttcattgtaaaaggtttaaacactgtttcccatgcttgttcaatgaaccttaaacaattaatgaacatgcacctgtggaacggtcgttaagacactaacagcttacagacggtagggaattaaggtcacagttatgaaaacttaggacactaaagaggcctttctactgactctgaaaaacactaaaagaaagatgcccagggtccctgctcatctacgtgaacgtgccttaggcatgctgcaaggaggcatgaggactgcagatgtggccagggcaataaattgcaatgttcgtactgtgagacgcctaagacagcgctacagggagacaggacggacagctgatcgtcctcgcagtggcagaccatgtgtaacaacacctgcacaggatcggtacattcgaacatcacacctgcgggacaggtacagaatggcaacaacaactgcccgagttacacaaggaacgcacaatccctccgtcAGTGCTCAGgctgtctgcaataggctaagagaggctggactgagggcttgtaggcctgttgtaaggcaggtcctcaccagacatcaccggcaacaacgttgcctatgggcacaacccCACCGTCATTGGACCAGGCAGGACTGGCAaagagtgctcttcactgacgagtcgcggttttgtctcaccaggggtgatggtcggattcgcattcatcatcgaaggaatgacagttacaccgaggcctgtactctggagcaggatcgatttggaggtggagggtctgtctggggcggtgtgtcacagcatcatcggactgagcttgttgtcattgcaggcaatctcaacgctgtgcgttacagggaagacatcctcctccttcatgtggtacccttcctgcaggctgaTCCTGACATGAGCCTCCAACATGACaattccaccagccatactgctcgttctgtgcgtgatttcctgcaagacaggtatgccagtgttctgccatgaccagcgaagagcccggatctcaatcccattgagcacgtctgggacctgttggatcggagtgtgagggctagggccattccccccagaaatgtctgggaacttgcaggtgccttggtggaagagtagggcaacatctctggtgcagcaaaggaggagatgcactgcagtatgtaatgcagctggtggcctcaccagatactgactgttacttttgattttgacctggTCTGGACCTGGTTTGACATGGTCAGGGACAAATTATTCCATTCCATGCCGGCTGGGACACCAGCCGACAACATcaggtgaaattggagggcgtcATACCATGCGATTGTGTGAGGACGGTGCCCCACATCAACATacttttcaaccagcacaggcttcataaaatcacaaatagcaattatataaatcacttacttttgaagatcttcctctgtttgcaatcccaagggtcccagctacaacatgaatggtcgttttgttagataaaatcattctttatatcccaaaaggttagtttagttggcgccatcgaaaTATTGTCAACCAtcacactattcttgatttaatcttatctttacatatactaaatcatatacagtatcagtcaaatgtttgaacacaccttctcattcaaaggtttttctttatttttactattttctacattgtagaataatagtgaagaactcaactttgaaataacacatggactcatgtagtaaccagaagtgttaaaataaatcaatgttttgctggtgacactgtctgtgatttatttagaattcaaggcacacttaatcagcatggttaccacagcattctgcagcgatacgccatcccatctggtttgcgcttagtcccactttaatttgtttctcaacaggacaatgacccaacacacctccaggctgtgtaagggctatttgaccaataagaagAATGATGACTTGGCCTACACAatcaccctacctcaacccaattgagatggtttgggatgagtttgatggcagagtgaagaaaaagcagtgCTCAGCCtatgtgggaaccccttcaagcctgttggaaaagcattccaggtgaagtgctcatgaagctggttgagagaatgccaagagtgtgcaaagctgtcatcaagggtggctaatttgaagaatctcaaatatataaatattttttgtttactacatgatttcatgtgtgtcacttcataatgttgatgtcttcactatttacaatgttgaaaatagtcgTTTATTTAAATACCCTGGAAAGAGTAGGCATGTCCAAacattttgactggtaatgtatgtgtgacatttgttttgatttagaatggaccgttatcatgcacctgtctcgttACAGGGGCAgtggaaaaaaatacatgtcgtctttgcacttaaatagcgaatggaggaggtttttcccgtggttcattttcatgccagccaggtacaCTATACTCATGTTGTAAGGAGAAGCAGTGtttttaatattaggaaagttgagaaataaatatagtaggcctagtctatagaaagctgatgggatcctctttttaatagagtccatcactctgttttctcacgcagtTGCATTGCCTGTAGAAATATTGTGTAACGTGAACTTATGCTCTCATGAAGtgttagatttgattttagacgACGTTTGCGCTGATGTCAGAGTAATTCGAGAGTCAatggagtgctgagtaccaggcagtttataagtttggtaggctaccaatgaccatcagcagcatcagagcttggagaagcctaattaccatgactaaaccGTCACGTGACCGCTGGTGTGGTGGTAATGCGGTCACATTAACAGCCCTACCCACAGCAACAACTCCTCCCCCATAATATACATAATACATACATTTTGCCTGTCACATGGAACTCTATTGGTGATGTCACCAGCCAAGCTGAAACACCCGTCTACGCAAACAGGCTGATTAGAAGCTCCtatgtagattgtattttcaaccagcaactatcacaTCACATTTTTTCACACTTTCACAGTGttcgtttcatcagctgttgtacaatatgatacaaaacagaatttttactgcactgggccttttagCACTTCTTACTTCACAAGGGTGCAGTTTCTACAACTCTTTCATGTGACCACCTCTAGCCCCTCCTGACCGGTCCAGTCCGACTCTCGGTGGGAATGTTGGTGATGATGGTCAGTCCCTTGAAACAACAGAGAAGAGGATCGATTACCTTATTAAAAAATGGTAAACCCATTCAAGCATACTCAATTCAACCCAGAAAACAGTCAACATTTTCCCTGTCAGTCTATCCTTTTGATCAGCAACaacgcattgtgtgtgtgtctgtgtgtatcaggcCTAACCTCGCTGCCCTGTTCGAGAGGGTGAAGAACCGGAGCGCTGCCTTGTCTGTCCCTAACCAGAGCCCAATGGGGAGATTCCTTAAACGTCACCTCAGCGTTACACAGCTATGTGAGCAGTCTTGGTGTGAGATCAAAATGGCCTATGGGTTCATTAAGCCTAAAGTAAGGATGCTAGAGATGCAAAATACAGAAGTGACAACTGGGGCCAGTATTTATCTCGCCAGAGGTAAGCAGCACGTTGCGCTTATGATGTGATTCCATATCTCTTCCCATACGACTGTTGTGCCCTACATTAGAAAATAAGGTTATATTACCATAACCATTCTAAACTAGGCCCACCTCATGAACCAATGCTGAGTTAGAGAAGAGCATTGGCACATAGAATACTTTCATGTTAGTAATTTTGTAACCTACACATGCATCCACAGGGATTTATGCTATCGTTGATCTTTGCTTTCCATATAAATGTTATGGAGGAAACTAGTTATAACCCATGTCCTGACCTTGTATCTCTGTGTCCAGAACTGGAGGTGAAACCAAATGTTGTGACTGTGGCTGCTGTCaccagggaggacagggaggctcTGAAGCTAATCAACATGCTACAGATGGTCCCAGCTTTAGAGGCAGGTATGGTGGTACATTACTTGTATTTAttgaacccttattttaccaggtaagttgacggaacacattctcatttacagcaacaacctggggaatagttacaggggaaaggaggggggatgaatgaagCTTGGGATGATTAGGTTACATTGCATATCCATGTTTTTTTTCAAAATGCCTGAATCCTGACAATCTGCCCAATCTTGAGCCCTCTGAAGAGGGAAATGTAAAATAACATTACCACAGGAGACCGCTGTCACAgagttgcatgtgtgtgtcccaGGCCAGCTTGTGCGGGAGTTCCCAGTGTTTGGTGTGTTGGAAGGGATGTTCTTCATGGGTGTGGTTGATGAGCTGTATCGTAGTGACTCTGGGGAACTGGTCCTGAGTGAACTGAAGACCCGCAGTCACAACTCTCTGCCCCGCCCAGCCCAGACCAAGGGACACGCTCTACAGGTACACTACAGACAGTCAAACACTCTTATatttctctctgacctcccctcACTTTCTGGTCTCTGACATTtctctgtaacctctctctctggtctctctatctgtgtTTTCTGACCTCTATCTGGCTTTGACCTCCCTCTgagccctctctctggtctccttgATTTCTCCATGTGGAGTCTGACCCCTATATGATCTATCTCTTTGATCCATCTCTCTATGACCtgtacctctgcctctctctctcactctctctctctcaggtgtgtaTGTACAAGCTCTTGTTTGATTCCATGGTAAAGGGTTCTGTGAAGAGGGACCATCTCCTCCACAACCTTCAGCTGGATCCTAATCGGGTCCTTGGATCGGACCTCCAGACCCACACCCAGTCACTGGGCCTCCAGGCAGTCACGTTCAGAGAGCTCCTTGACCACCTACTGGTCGTCCTTACCTGTTCTAACCTACATGCTATCGACAAGCTACGCCTGGAGAATAGCCACCAGAGCTCCGGAAAGCTCATTGGCACCAGGGAGGTAGCGTTTGAGGAAGCCCAGCTTAGGACTAATATCAGGGGCTACCTAGCTTACTGGAGGGGCGAGAGGGTGCCCCAGGGAGTGGAAGTGGAGGAGGCCTGGAAGTGCAGGATGTGTCGCTATGAGGAGACCTGTAACTGGAGGAGGGATAGATCACAAAGGCTAATGATGGTGAATAAGAGCCAATTTGGAGTGTCCTAAGTCAGATGATCCCAAGCCGAACGGTTAGAATTTGAATGGGTCGAAATTGGGAGTCGAATACCGGTAGTTCTCCTGAATTAAATAGCCCTAAACATACAGAACCCCAGGCATGTCTCCTGTAATGATGTTCTGGGTGTAGTGTGAAGTTCAGGAAGGTTCTATCTGTATCATTGAAGGTGAAGGTGTAAGCCAATGCAGGTTAAGCAATATTAAAGTCAGGTTTGTTTAGAgctaaagtgccttcagaaagtacacaccccttgactttttccacattctgttacagcctttcaaatggattcaattgagatattgtgtcactgatctatacacaataccccataatgccaaaaaagaaaagctgaaatgtcttgagtcaataagtattcaaccctttttatggcctaaataaattcaggagtaaacatgtgcttaatatgttacataaattgcatggactcactctgtgtacaatagtgtttaacatgattttaaaAAGTATTATTCCATCTCTGTACACCAGTGATTCCCAACCAGaggtactaggacccctgggggtacttggccgATCCACAGGGCGTACTTGAGAAGACACACCTGAGACCATAGGCTTACTGGtaaaaatgcacatgagggggtacttcaggggtactccgggcagagcaaaatttagttggtggtacagtaacccgAAAAAGATTTGGAACCACTGCTGTACACCCCACATACAAAtacctgtaaggtccctcagtcgaggagtgaatttcaagcacagattcaaccacaatgaccagggaggttttctaataGTTTGCAAAGTggacctattggtagattggtaaaaAAGAAAGAGCAtgcattgaatatccatttgagcatggtgcagttattaattacactttggatggtgaatcaatacacccagtcacctcAAAGCTACAGGCACCCTTCCCAACGCAGTTGCcatagaggaaggaaaccgctcagggatttcaccataaggccaatggtgactttaaaacagttagagtttaatgactgtgataggagttaactgaggatggatcaacaacattgtagttaaaccacaatacaaacctaaatgacagactgaaaagaaggaagcctgtacagatttaaaatattccaaaacatgcaccctgtttgcaataaggcactagagtaatactgcaagaaatgtggcaaagaaatgaactttttgtccagaatacaaagtgctatgtttggggcaaatccaacacatcactgagtaacactcttcatatgttcaagcatgttcgtggctgcatcatgttattggtatgcttgtcattagcaaggactaaggagttttttttaaataaatggaatagagctaagcacaggcaaaatacaAGAGGAAAAtgtggttgtctgctttccaacagacacctttcagcaggacaattgcctaaaacacaaggacaaatatacagtggagttgcttaccaagacaacattaaatgttcctgagtggcctagttacagttttgacttaaattggttTGAAAAGCTATtgaaagacttgaaaatggctgtttagAAATTATCAACAACCAGTTTAtgagcttgaagaataaaaaataaaaaataatgtgcaaatattgtacaatccaggggtgcaaaactcttagagacttacccagaaagactcaccgctgtaattgctgccaaaggcgaTTCTAGCATGTATTGACTCTGGGTTTCCATTAAATAAAAAAGTTCAATGTCAGTGGAGAGAGCGAAAAATCAAGAGTATGTTGTGTAGATCGTTTGCAAAAAAATACTATTAAATCTGTTTTAATCTCACTTTGTTActttaaaatgtggaaaaagtctaggggtgtgaatgctttctgaaggcactttaacTACTTCTAAGTGTATATTCCTTTTTATAACTATCGAAATATATATGTTCACTTTTTGTACACTTTTTATACtgggaaaaatattttgaatGCCATGAAATGCAATGCAATACATTTAAAGGATGAATGAGTGTAATGTAGTATGAGATATTTTCAAGGAAGCACAGAATAAAACCAAGCATGAACTGCTGTTGCCTCCACCATTTCCTCCTGGTAGCGCTAGTGTGTAAAACATAACTTTAAAAAATCCATCATAAATCTTATAATATATGAACTGTTCCCAAAACAGTCATTTTGAATGCCAGTTTTTATTTTTCCTAATCTGGAAAGTAGGCATATTTAAGATTTGTCTGCCATATTGTAGCCTGTAGTATGCCATTTGTGTCTTTTAATCCTGAAAGGGAGCATCCTGAAATGAATCTCTGcaaattagttttttttaaagtaaagtaGTTACACATTTCTAAATGACAAGGAAATGCATTCGATTTTGTACCTCGAGATTATCGCACGCTGTCGATTGATATTACACCCCTTGCGCGAGCCCGCACCTCATCACGTcggaaaataaaattaaaatcatTCAGTCAAGAGTAGGATGCGGGTAAGGAGCAGATATCTACCTATTGGTATGTAAAGTGTTTGAGAAACAGGTGGGAAAGTCGTGAATTCACGATGAAGGACCGTACACACGAGTTTAGGCTGTTAAGTGAAATAAATTTTTAACAATAGCCTACTACATTTGAGGGTTGGGGTGGAGCGGTAGGTGCGCCTCACTTGTTTTTTTTGGTGGTGGCGAGCATCTTTTTTAAGTAGAACAAACTCAATGTTTTACATTATTAATGTTTTATAATTTACAGTAATTTTATAACAGTGTGCTGTACATTTGTGTATCAGTTTTGTTTCGTCTCAAAAGTAAAACTTGTTTCACGCTTCCATATGGAAACGCAACGGGTGAGAGGAGGGTGATAACATTGGCACCAGACAAGCGTCGCTCTCCAGTTGTCCATTAGTAGCATAGTTGACTCTAAATGGTTCATAAGCGCGCACGTGAAACACTTTTTCCAATGTGATTGATGAATGAATTTGCTTCTAGTTTCAACCCTATAGAAacactatgtacagttgaagtcggaagtttacatacactttagccaaacacatttaaactcagtttttcacaattcctgacatttaatcctagaaaaattccctgtcttaggtcagttaggatcaccactttattttaagaatgtgaaatgtcagaataatagtagataaaTAATTATCagcatttatttctttcatcaaattcccagtgggtcagaagtttacatacactcaaatagtatttggtagcattgcctttaaattgtttaactgggtcaaatgttttcgggtagccttccacaagcttcccacaataagttgggtgaattttggcccaatcctcctgacagagctggagtaaccgagtcaggtttgtaggcctccttgctcacacacaccttttcagatctgcccacacattttgccacaactttggaagtgtgcttggggtcattgtccatttggaagacccatttgcgaccaagctttaacttcctgactgatgtcttgagatgttgcttcaatatatccacatcattttcctgcctcatgatgccatctattttgtgaagtgcatcagtccctcctgcagcaaagcacccccacaacatgatgctgccactcccgtgcttcacggttgggatggtgttctgcggcttgcaagcctccccctttttcctacaaacataacgatggtcattatggccaaacagttctatttttgtttcatcagaccagaggacatttctccaaaagcaCGATCTGTGTCCCCGtgtgcaaaccatagtctgtttttttatgttggttttggagcagtggcttcttccttgctgagcggcctttcaggttatgtcgatataggactcgttttactgtggatgtagatacttttgtacctgtttcctccagcatcttcacaaggtcctttgctgttgttctgtaattgatttgcacttttcacaccaaagtacattcatctctaggagacagaagacctctccttcctgagcggtatgacggctacgtggtcccatggtgtttatacttgcgtactattgtttgtacagatgaacgtaatacgttcaggcatttggaaattgctcccaaggatgaaccagacttgtggaggtccacaatttttttcCCTGAGGTCTTGgtttatttcttttgattttcccatgatgtcaagcagaggcactgagtttgaaggtaggccttgaaatacatccacaggtacacctccaattgacccaaatgatgtcaattagcatatcagaagttatgacaattttctggaattttccaagctgttgaaaggcacagtcaacctagtgtatgtgaacctctgacccactggaattgtggtacagtgaattataagtgaaataatctgtctgtaaacaattgttgtaaaaatgacttgtgtcatgcacaaagtagatgtcctaaccgacttgccaaaacaatagtttgttaacaagaaatttgtggagtggttgaaaaacaagttagtTTATACAAAAAGTCAGAAGTCTATCACTatatgtaatgcttttattttcCACATTAAATTACACTGTATATTCCACATACATTTGAATATataatgtatgtggacacccttcaaatgagtggatttggataTTTCAGCCCCACTcgttgctaacaggtgtataaaatcgagcacacagccatgcgatctccatagacaaacattggcagtcgaatggccttactgaagagctcagtgactttcaatgtggcaccgttataggatgccaccttttcaacaagtcattttgtcaaatttctgccctgctagagctgccctggtcaactgtaagtgctgtttattgtgaagtggaaacatctggCAATGGTTTAGCTGTGAAGTGGTATGCCAAacgagctcacagaa
Above is a window of Oncorhynchus tshawytscha isolate Ot180627B linkage group LG30, Otsh_v2.0, whole genome shotgun sequence DNA encoding:
- the LOC112228527 gene encoding exonuclease V isoform X2, coding for MGRFLKRHLSVTQLCEQSWCEIKMAYGFIKPKVRMLEMQNTEVTTGASIYLARELEVKPNVVTVAAVTREDREALKLINMLQMVPALEAGQLVREFPVFGVLEGMFFMGVVDELYRSDSGELVLSELKTRSHNSLPRPAQTKGHALQVCMYKLLFDSMVKGSVKRDHLLHNLQLDPNRVLGSDLQTHTQSLGLQAVTFRELLDHLLVVLTCSNLHAIDKLRLENSHQSSGKLIGTREVAFEEAQLRTNIRGYLAYWRGERVPQGVEVEEAWKCRMCRYEETCNWRRDRSQRLMMVNKSQFGVS
- the LOC112228527 gene encoding exonuclease V isoform X1, encoding MRTHAVTFYRNNFAMNSNITSTEPSDDWGDISDAELLDVQSEHLAPPDRSSPTLGGNVGDDGQSLETTEKRIDYLIKKWPNLAALFERVKNRSAALSVPNQSPMGRFLKRHLSVTQLCEQSWCEIKMAYGFIKPKVRMLEMQNTEVTTGASIYLARELEVKPNVVTVAAVTREDREALKLINMLQMVPALEAGQLVREFPVFGVLEGMFFMGVVDELYRSDSGELVLSELKTRSHNSLPRPAQTKGHALQVCMYKLLFDSMVKGSVKRDHLLHNLQLDPNRVLGSDLQTHTQSLGLQAVTFRELLDHLLVVLTCSNLHAIDKLRLENSHQSSGKLIGTREVAFEEAQLRTNIRGYLAYWRGERVPQGVEVEEAWKCRMCRYEETCNWRRDRSQRLMMVNKSQFGVS